The Acetivibrio saccincola genome window below encodes:
- the ilvC gene encoding ketol-acid reductoisomerase — MAKMYYESDCNLGLLKGKTVAILGYGSQGHAHAQNLKDSGVEVVVGLHPSSKSRQKAIDDGLKVVDTAEAAKIGDLIMLLVPDQVQKQIYEECIKDNLQPGNVLMFAHGFNIHYNQIQPPEDVDVIMVAPKGPGHTVRSQYEEGKGVPSLIAIHQDASGKAKDYALAYAAGIGAGRAGIIETTFKEETETDLFGEQAVLCGGVSELMKAGFETLVNAGYQPEIAYFECIHEMKLIVDMVVQGGLSYMRYSISDTAEYGDYITGKRIITEETRKEMKKVLEEIQNGKFASNWISENNSGGRANFLAMRAIEREHQVEKVGAELRKMMSWLKKAK; from the coding sequence ATGGCGAAGATGTACTATGAAAGTGATTGTAATTTAGGATTATTGAAAGGAAAAACTGTGGCAATTTTAGGATATGGCAGCCAAGGTCATGCTCATGCACAAAACTTAAAAGACAGTGGGGTAGAGGTTGTTGTTGGATTGCACCCTTCATCTAAAAGCAGGCAAAAGGCAATTGATGACGGGCTAAAAGTGGTTGATACCGCTGAGGCTGCAAAGATTGGAGATTTAATAATGCTTCTTGTTCCTGACCAGGTTCAGAAGCAGATTTATGAAGAGTGTATAAAAGACAATTTACAGCCTGGTAATGTATTGATGTTTGCTCACGGTTTTAACATTCACTACAATCAAATCCAGCCACCTGAAGATGTGGACGTTATAATGGTTGCACCTAAAGGACCTGGTCACACTGTGAGAAGCCAGTATGAGGAAGGAAAAGGTGTACCTTCACTAATAGCTATACATCAGGACGCTTCCGGAAAAGCTAAAGATTATGCTCTTGCATATGCAGCAGGAATCGGTGCCGGCAGGGCTGGTATCATCGAAACAACATTTAAAGAAGAGACAGAAACCGATCTTTTTGGTGAGCAGGCAGTACTTTGCGGTGGTGTTAGTGAACTTATGAAGGCTGGTTTCGAAACATTGGTAAATGCAGGATATCAGCCTGAAATAGCTTATTTTGAGTGCATACATGAGATGAAGCTTATTGTAGACATGGTAGTACAGGGCGGTCTCTCTTATATGAGATACTCAATCAGTGATACAGCAGAGTATGGAGACTATATTACAGGTAAGAGAATTATAACTGAAGAGACCAGAAAGGAAATGAAAAAAGTACTTGAAGAAATACAAAACGGTAAATTTGCTTCAAACTGGATTTCTGAAAACAATTCAGGTGGAAGGGCTAACTTCCTGGCAATGAGAGCTATTGAAAGGGAGCACCAGGTGGAGAAAGTCGGGGCTGAGCTTAGAAAAATGATGAGCTGGCTGAAAAAAGCCAAATAA
- the ilvN gene encoding acetolactate synthase small subunit, with the protein MGKHILSVLVENHPGVLSRVVGLFSRRGFNIDSLAVGVTENPEVSRITIVVDGDEYIVEQVSKQLNKLVDVIKIKRLRKEESVERELVLIKVEADASTRSEIVQIVKIFRANIIDVSQDTLTIEISGSTNKVAALEDMLKQFGIKETVRTGTIALERGNKHIRVNNNDEE; encoded by the coding sequence ATGGGAAAGCATATTCTATCGGTTTTAGTTGAAAACCACCCGGGGGTTTTGTCCAGGGTAGTGGGACTGTTTAGCAGAAGAGGATTTAATATTGACAGTTTGGCAGTTGGTGTTACAGAAAATCCTGAAGTTTCAAGAATAACCATTGTTGTAGATGGTGACGAGTACATTGTTGAGCAGGTTAGCAAACAGCTTAATAAACTTGTTGATGTAATAAAAATAAAGAGACTCCGCAAGGAGGAATCTGTAGAAAGGGAGCTTGTGCTTATAAAGGTTGAAGCTGATGCTTCCACAAGGTCAGAGATTGTCCAGATTGTAAAAATATTCAGGGCTAATATTATTGATGTATCACAGGACACATTGACAATTGAAATTTCCGGAAGCACCAACAAGGTGGCGGCTCTAGAAGACATGCTAAAACAGTTTGGCATTAAAGAAACTGTTAGAACAGGTACAATTGCTCTCGAAAGAGGCAATAAACATATAAGAGTTAACAATAATGATGAGGAGTGA